TTGCCGGCGCAGGAGCGATTTTGCCTGCGGCGGGGCGTCAGCCAGCAACCCGTTCGATTTCGGCGCCGCAGCGGGAAAGTTTGTCTTCCAGCCGCTCGAAGCCGCGGTCGAGGTGGTAGATGCGATTGACCACGGTTTCGCCCTTGGCGGCGAGGCCGGCAATGACCAGCGACACCGAGGCGCGCAAATCGGTGGCCATGACCTGGGCGCCCTTAAGCTGGGGTTTGCCATTGACGGTGGCGATCTGGCCATTGACCGAAATATCGGCGCCGAAGCGGGCCAACTCGGCCACATGCATGTAGCGGTTTTCGAAAATGGTCTCGCGAATCTGGCTGACGCCGTCGCTCATGGTCATCAAAGCCATGAACTGGGCCTGCAGATCGGTCGGGAAGCCGGGAAAGGGATCGGTTTCCATATCGACCGCCTGAATGCCATTGCCATTGCGGCGGATGCGCAGGCCCTTGGCTTCATGGGTGAGCTCGGCGCCGGTCCGGGAAAGAATGTCGAGCGCCGCCTGCAGATGCTCCGGGCGCGCCCCCTTGAGCAGCACGTCGCCGCCGGTCATGGCGGCGGCCATGGCGAAAGTGCCGGTCTCGATGCGGTCGGGAATGACCTCCACAACGGCGCCATGCAGCTTTTCGACGCCTTCGACGGTCAGCGTGCGGGTGCCGATGCCGGAGATCCTGGCGCCCATGGCGACGAGGCATTCGGCGACATTGGTGATCTCGGGTTCCTGGGCGGCGTTCTCGATAATTGTGGTGCCGCGCGCCAGCGTCGCCGCCATCAGGATGGCATGGGTGGCACCGACCGAGACCTTGGGGAAGCTGATCGTGGCGCCGACCAGCCCGCCCTTGGGCGCGCGGGCGACGACATAGCCTTCGTCGATATCGATGTCGGCGCCAAATTGCTGGAGGCCATAGAGGAAGAGGTCGACCGGGCGGGTGCCGATGGCGCAGCCGCCCGGCAGCGAAACGCGCGCTTCGTGGCAGCGGGCCAGCAGCGGGCCGATGACCCAGAAGCTGGCGCGCATCTTGGAGACCAGAGCATAGGGTGCGGTGGTATCGACGATGTCGGCGGCATGGAAGGTCATGCGCTGGCCCACGCCCTCCTCCTCGCCGCGGCGGCGGCCATGCACGGCGATATCGACGCCGTGATTCTCCAGAATGCGTTCCAATTGTTTGACGTCGGCAAGGCGCGGCACATTATGCAGCACCAGCGGCTCATCGGTGAGCAGCGAAGCGATCATCAGCGGCAAGGCGGCGTTCTTGGCGCCGGAAATGACGATTTCGCCATTAAGTTCATTGCCGCCGACCAAACGAATACGATCCATGAAAAGTCCTCAAACGCAGCCCATAGGGCCTGCTACCTGGTGGGGAGCCAAGGCGAGGTCTTCGTTGCCGCGTGAGCCAGACCAGCCGCACTCTAGAAAGGGTG
This genomic stretch from Devosia sp. YIM 151766 harbors:
- the murA gene encoding UDP-N-acetylglucosamine 1-carboxyvinyltransferase translates to MDRIRLVGGNELNGEIVISGAKNAALPLMIASLLTDEPLVLHNVPRLADVKQLERILENHGVDIAVHGRRRGEEEGVGQRMTFHAADIVDTTAPYALVSKMRASFWVIGPLLARCHEARVSLPGGCAIGTRPVDLFLYGLQQFGADIDIDEGYVVARAPKGGLVGATISFPKVSVGATHAILMAATLARGTTIIENAAQEPEITNVAECLVAMGARISGIGTRTLTVEGVEKLHGAVVEVIPDRIETGTFAMAAAMTGGDVLLKGARPEHLQAALDILSRTGAELTHEAKGLRIRRNGNGIQAVDMETDPFPGFPTDLQAQFMALMTMSDGVSQIRETIFENRYMHVAELARFGADISVNGQIATVNGKPQLKGAQVMATDLRASVSLVIAGLAAKGETVVNRIYHLDRGFERLEDKLSRCGAEIERVAG